AGGCCGTGTAATAGGCACCTTTGGTATTACCCGTGATGTAACCAATTCCAGGTTGTTGGAAGCTGAATTGGAAGAGCAAAACAAACGGTTTTCGAAGTTATCAGAACTTGCTCCGGGCTTTCTTTATTTGCATAGAGTAGATAAGGATGGAAAAGTTAGCTTTCCATTTGTGAGTAGCGGCATAAGAGATATGTTTGATATGGGGCCCGAAATGCTGATTAATTCTTTTAAGCCCCTAATGAGGAAAGTGCACCGGGATGATATCGTACGGGTACTGCAGTCTATTACTAAATCCGTAAAGGAAGTGTCTAAATGGGATTGCGAATACCGAATTCATCACCCCGAAAAAGGAGAACGATGGGTGAAGGGAAGAGCTACTCCGGAATTGCAGGAAGATGGGAGTATCCTATCGCCTGGGTTTATCACCGATATTACTGACATAAAGAGAGTAGCCGAGATTAATGAGCGATTGAGAAAGCAATTCCAATCGGTACTAAACCAAATTCCAAACCTGATTTTTGTGAAGAACAGGCAGGGAAGATACATCATGGTTAATGACTCGGCCTGTGACTTTTTTGAGATACCAAGGGAAGAGTTTTTAGGGAAGACAGACCTGGAACTAGGTGTTGATGAAGAACGAGCAAGGCTGTTCCTGGAGGAAGACCTGAAAGTAATCGAAACCCAGGAAATCCGTTTTATCCCTGAATTTGAAACGAAGAAAAGAAGTGGGGAAAAATTTTGGCATCAAACCATAAAGCTCCCATTCAAACAAATTGACTCTCGGGAAGAAGCAGTTTTAACTATTGTTACTGACATTACTGGCAGGAAAAGAAAAGAAGAGGAGTTGGATACGACCCTGGATATTATTACCCAGCAGAATCAGAGGCTGAGAAACTTTGCCCACATCGTGTCTCATAATCTGAGGAATCATGCCGGAAATATCTCCATGTTACTTAGCCTGTACGATCCTGAGGAATCCGAAAGTGAAAAAGAGGAAATACTGGGATATTTAGAAACGGCATCTGAACGCTTGAATGAGTCTATTTCCGATTTAAATGAAATCGTTGATCAACAGCAAAAAACGGTTGATTTACGAGATGATGTAAACCTGAAAGAATTTGTTGAAAAGACGAAAGAGATTCTGATTACCGATATTCTTACGAATAATGTGAAATTCGAAGAGCAAATCCCCAATGACCTCATATTCGAATACAATCCTGCATATTTGGAAAGTATTATCCTCAATCTTTTCACTAACGCCATTAAATACCGAAAACCCGAATTACCCCCATTGATTTCAACAAAAGCATGGGAAGAGGAAGGTAGTTTTTACTTAGAAGTGAGTGATAATGGGCTGGGAATAGATTTAAATCGTCACGGTGAGAAACTTTTTGGGATGTATAAGACTTTTCATGGTAATGAAAATGCAAAAGGGATAGGACTTTTCATTACAAAAAACCAGGTGGAGTCCATGGGTGGCTCGATAGAGGTGCAGAGTGAAG
This DNA window, taken from Balneola sp., encodes the following:
- a CDS encoding PAS domain S-box protein, with the protein product MSLEKSFWSWNIQTGEIHASDSLKALFGITTKKTVHFDFAKSLFNEERLNSFQYALQAHVESKGEIPFRYETIYQDEGGIDQIIEWVGEVVYWGEDGSPILMSGHIKSKKKGSTKKQLMPQDALFFYRLMDNLNESIFFKDKESRFIRINNTCARKFGLDHPREAIGKTDFDFFEKEHAQKAYDDEQEILRTKEPIYHQIEREVFLGSKEVRWTSTSKQLLYDNKGRVIGTFGITRDVTNSRLLEAELEEQNKRFSKLSELAPGFLYLHRVDKDGKVSFPFVSSGIRDMFDMGPEMLINSFKPLMRKVHRDDIVRVLQSITKSVKEVSKWDCEYRIHHPEKGERWVKGRATPELQEDGSILSPGFITDITDIKRVAEINERLRKQFQSVLNQIPNLIFVKNRQGRYIMVNDSACDFFEIPREEFLGKTDLELGVDEERARLFLEEDLKVIETQEIRFIPEFETKKRSGEKFWHQTIKLPFKQIDSREEAVLTIVTDITGRKRKEEELDTTLDIITQQNQRLRNFAHIVSHNLRNHAGNISMLLSLYDPEESESEKEEILGYLETASERLNESISDLNEIVDQQQKTVDLRDDVNLKEFVEKTKEILITDILTNNVKFEEQIPNDLIFEYNPAYLESIILNLFTNAIKYRKPELPPLISTKAWEEEGSFYLEVSDNGLGIDLNRHGEKLFGMYKTFHGNENAKGIGLFITKNQVESMGGSIEVQSEAGLGTTFKIRLK